The genomic region GAGACCGGCGAATTGCTTATTTTCTCTCTGAAAGAAAGCGCCTTGCCTTCATCCACGACCACGGCAAATTCCGGCCGGTGCTGAAGACACTGTTCGAACAAGAGGTCGATGTTATTGTTGGCCGTCAATGCGACCACTTTATAGAGATGGGGGTGGCGTGCCACCACATCCAGCGTGCTGACGCCGATCGAGCCGGTGGCTCCCAGTATGCAGATACCTTTCATGACACCAACCCGTAAATCAAGTAGACACCGCCGTAAAAAATGGGTATTGCGGCAATCAGGCTGTCGATGCGATCGAGAATTCCGCCATGGCCCGGAAGAATCGAGCCGCTGTCTTTCACTCCGCGCCGTCTCTTTACGAGACTGAAAAACAGGTCTCCATAAATGGAAATCAGCACGGTTATCACGGACAAAAAGACAAAATCAGCCGCAATGATGAACGCCGAATTGTAGACCTTGAAAATCAGGTCCAATGCAATTCCGCAAAGAACCGCTGCAATTAATGCCCCGTACACGCCTTCCACCGTTTTACCGGGGCTTATTTCCGGCGCCAGTTGGGTTTTTCCCCATTTCTTGCCGGTAAAATAAGCCGCGATATCAGCTGCCCAAATCAGCACCAGCAAATACATGGCCAGTTCCGTTCCATACAGCGCTCTTAAGCGCGACAAAAACATCCAGGCCGCCAGCAGGACAAACCAGCCGATCAGCGCCTGGTAACATAATTTCATGTCCAGCCTCAGCAGGGAAGACGGCAGCTTCCGGATCAGCACCATGGCCAGTATCCAGAACAGGATCGGTGGAATGACCAGCCATTCCAAC from Methylosarcina fibrata AML-C10 harbors:
- a CDS encoding phosphatidate cytidylyltransferase is translated as MLLQRVITAIVLAALIGLAVFLLPADYFSLVLALIALLGAWEWTKLIGMDSALQRSLFFLALIVPMLGIHFWTQFLQLLFFGFEKLNLGLPDVRYYSGVLEWLVIPPILFWILAMVLIRKLPSSLLRLDMKLCYQALIGWFVLLAAWMFLSRLRALYGTELAMYLLVLIWAADIAAYFTGKKWGKTQLAPEISPGKTVEGVYGALIAAVLCGIALDLIFKVYNSAFIIAADFVFLSVITVLISIYGDLFFSLVKRRRGVKDSGSILPGHGGILDRIDSLIAAIPIFYGGVYLIYGLVS